The Agromyces hippuratus genome has a window encoding:
- a CDS encoding lysophospholipid acyltransferase family protein, producing MPHDDTISTSSRKPRSETRRPSFFWLLAAIALPPLSLAVRYRFHRRERMPQSGAFVLAPNHYSEIDPLVIGAAVWKLGRAPRFLAKASLFKVPVLGWLLRTSGQIPVERAGSKSHAALRAAEQLVEKGRMVVVYPEGSLTRDPDLWPMRGKTGAVRIALERDIPLIPAAHWGTQELMPRYGKKIHPFPRKTIDVIIGEPLDLSAYRGKPLTQSNLLEATDQLMSAIAELLAEVRGEPAPAARWDPTQHGQKETGRLED from the coding sequence GTGCCACACGACGACACGATCTCGACGAGTTCCAGGAAGCCGCGTTCGGAGACCCGCCGACCGTCGTTCTTCTGGTTGCTCGCGGCCATCGCCCTTCCTCCGCTGAGTCTCGCGGTCCGCTACCGGTTCCACCGTCGGGAGCGTATGCCCCAGTCGGGAGCCTTCGTGCTCGCGCCGAACCACTACAGCGAGATCGATCCGCTCGTGATCGGCGCTGCCGTGTGGAAGCTCGGCCGTGCGCCGCGCTTCCTCGCGAAGGCCTCGCTCTTCAAGGTCCCCGTGCTGGGCTGGCTCCTGCGCACCTCCGGGCAGATCCCGGTCGAGCGCGCAGGCAGCAAGAGCCACGCGGCGCTCCGCGCGGCGGAGCAGCTCGTCGAGAAGGGCCGCATGGTCGTCGTCTACCCCGAGGGGTCGCTCACCCGCGACCCCGACCTGTGGCCGATGCGCGGGAAGACGGGCGCCGTGCGCATCGCGCTCGAGCGCGACATCCCGCTCATCCCGGCGGCCCACTGGGGCACGCAGGAACTCATGCCGCGTTACGGCAAGAAGATCCACCCCTTCCCCCGCAAGACCATCGACGTCATCATCGGCGAACCGCTCGACCTGAGCGCCTATCGGGGCAAGCCGCTCACGCAGAGCAACCTGCTCGAGGCGACGGACCAGCTCATGAGCGCGATCGCCGAACTGCTCGCAGAGGTGCGCGGCGAACCGGCTCCGGCCGCGCGCTGGGATCCGACGCAGCACGGTCAGAAGGAGACGGGGCGCCTTGAAGACTAG
- a CDS encoding NAD(P)H-dependent glycerol-3-phosphate dehydrogenase, giving the protein MLGAGSWGTTFAKILADGGADVVLWARRPELAREIQEAKRNSDYLPGVNLPLGLRATSRLDLALAGAEQVYISVPSQSLRENLAIIAPHLHAQASVVSLMKGVEKSTGKRMSEVIAEVLRIDPAQIAVISGPNLALEIAKEQPTAAVVSSTSLETAQAVASVARNRYFRSFVNTDVIGTEFGGVLKNLIAVAIGIVDGVGYGENTKASIITRGLVEMTDFAVAYGAHPETLAGLAGLGDLIATSQSPLSRNNTAGRLLGQGYHLNDVVNQMQQTTEGLASVGPILELARAMGVDMPIVEQVRQVLAGTLDPKDIAPHLTTDDEPQGERTIDGQAQSGSAVRRAFQRAFDQLRNGGRGASGDRP; this is encoded by the coding sequence GTGCTCGGTGCCGGCAGTTGGGGCACGACCTTCGCGAAGATCCTCGCCGACGGCGGCGCCGATGTGGTGCTGTGGGCCCGGCGTCCCGAGCTGGCACGCGAGATCCAGGAGGCCAAGCGCAACAGCGACTACCTCCCGGGCGTGAACCTGCCGCTCGGCCTCCGCGCCACGAGCCGCCTCGACCTCGCCCTCGCGGGGGCCGAGCAGGTCTACATCTCGGTGCCGAGCCAGTCGTTGCGCGAGAACCTCGCGATCATCGCGCCGCACCTGCACGCACAGGCATCCGTGGTCTCGCTCATGAAGGGCGTCGAGAAGTCGACGGGCAAGCGCATGAGCGAGGTCATCGCCGAGGTGCTGCGCATCGACCCGGCGCAGATCGCCGTGATCTCGGGGCCGAACCTCGCGCTCGAGATCGCGAAAGAGCAGCCGACGGCCGCCGTCGTGTCGTCGACGAGCCTCGAGACGGCCCAGGCCGTGGCATCCGTTGCGCGCAACCGCTACTTCCGCTCGTTCGTGAATACCGACGTGATCGGCACCGAGTTCGGCGGAGTGCTGAAGAACCTCATCGCCGTCGCGATCGGCATCGTCGACGGCGTCGGCTACGGCGAGAACACCAAGGCGTCGATCATCACGCGCGGCCTCGTCGAGATGACCGACTTCGCGGTCGCCTACGGAGCCCACCCCGAGACCCTCGCCGGGCTCGCGGGCCTCGGCGACCTCATCGCGACGAGCCAGTCGCCGCTCTCGCGCAACAACACGGCCGGGCGGCTGCTCGGCCAGGGCTACCACCTGAACGACGTCGTCAATCAGATGCAGCAGACCACAGAGGGGCTCGCATCGGTCGGGCCGATCCTCGAACTGGCGCGGGCGATGGGCGTCGACATGCCCATCGTCGAACAGGTTCGACAGGTGCTCGCGGGCACGCTCGACCCGAAGGACATCGCGCCGCACCTCACAACAGACGACGAGCCTCAGGGCGAAAGGACGATCGATGGACAAGCTCAGAGTGGTTCTGCTGTTCGGAGGGCGTTCCAGCGAGCATTCGATCAGCTGCGCAACGGCGGGCGGGGTGCTTCGGGCGATCGACCGTAG
- the murA gene encoding UDP-N-acetylglucosamine 1-carboxyvinyltransferase, translated as MNTLGQDAKNHGTAVGLNVDKITINGGKPLRGRIELKGAKNLVTKAMVAAILGDTPSVLKDVPNISDVRIVRGLLEVHGVSVTQGIEEGELILDPSAVETAHMADIDAHAGSSRIPILFCGPLLHRLGEAFIPDLGGCRIGDRPIDYHLEVLRNFGAIIEKLPSGIRMSAPGGLHGAKVSLPYPSVGATEQVLLTAVLADGITELSGAAIEPEIMDLINILQKMGAIITVDTDRVIRIEGVDKLDGYTHRALFDRNEAASWAAAALATDGDIFVGGARQAEMLTFLNVFRKVGGDFEIQEDGIRFFHPGGELSPVIIETDVHPGFMTDWQQPLVIALTKAKGVSIVHETVYEQRFGFVDALVEMGASIEVHKECLGGRPCRFGQRNFKHSAVISGPTKLTGADIEVPDLRGGFSHLIAALTADGRSTVSNVGIIARGYENFITKLELLGADFELEG; from the coding sequence GTGAACACACTCGGGCAGGATGCCAAGAACCATGGAACGGCAGTCGGGTTGAACGTCGACAAGATCACGATCAACGGCGGCAAGCCGCTCCGCGGTCGTATCGAGTTGAAGGGCGCGAAGAACCTCGTCACCAAAGCGATGGTCGCGGCCATCCTCGGCGACACTCCGAGCGTGCTGAAAGACGTGCCGAACATCAGTGATGTCCGCATCGTCCGCGGTCTCCTCGAGGTGCACGGCGTGAGCGTGACGCAGGGCATCGAAGAGGGCGAGCTCATCCTCGACCCGTCGGCCGTCGAGACCGCCCACATGGCCGACATCGATGCGCACGCCGGGTCGAGCCGCATCCCGATCCTGTTCTGCGGCCCACTGCTGCACCGCCTCGGCGAGGCGTTCATCCCCGACCTCGGCGGATGCCGCATCGGCGACCGCCCGATCGACTACCACCTCGAGGTGCTGCGCAACTTCGGCGCCATCATCGAGAAGCTGCCGAGCGGCATCCGCATGTCGGCTCCCGGCGGCCTGCACGGCGCCAAGGTGTCGCTGCCCTACCCGAGCGTCGGGGCCACCGAGCAGGTGCTGCTCACCGCGGTGCTCGCCGACGGCATCACCGAGCTCTCGGGCGCGGCGATCGAGCCAGAGATCATGGATCTCATCAACATCCTGCAGAAGATGGGTGCGATCATCACGGTCGACACCGACCGGGTCATCCGCATCGAGGGCGTCGACAAGCTCGACGGCTACACGCACCGCGCGCTGTTCGACCGCAACGAGGCCGCGAGCTGGGCCGCTGCGGCCCTCGCGACCGACGGCGACATCTTCGTCGGGGGCGCACGCCAGGCCGAGATGCTGACCTTCCTCAACGTCTTCCGCAAGGTCGGCGGCGACTTCGAGATCCAGGAAGACGGCATCCGCTTCTTCCACCCCGGCGGCGAGCTCTCGCCCGTCATCATCGAGACCGACGTGCACCCCGGCTTCATGACCGACTGGCAGCAGCCGCTCGTGATCGCCCTCACGAAGGCGAAGGGCGTCTCGATCGTGCACGAGACGGTCTACGAGCAGCGCTTCGGCTTCGTCGACGCGCTCGTCGAGATGGGCGCGTCGATCGAGGTGCACAAGGAGTGCCTCGGCGGTCGACCCTGCCGGTTCGGTCAGCGCAACTTCAAGCACTCCGCCGTCATCTCGGGCCCGACGAAGCTCACCGGTGCCGACATCGAGGTGCCCGACCTTCGCGGCGGCTTCAGCCACCTCATCGCGGCGCTGACGGCCGATGGCCGTTCGACCGTCTCGAACGTCGGCATCATCGCTCGCGGATACGAGAACTTCATCACGAAGCTGGAGCTCCTCGGGGCGGACTTCGAACTCGAAGGATAA
- a CDS encoding D-alanine--D-alanine ligase family protein — protein MDKLRVVLLFGGRSSEHSISCATAGGVLRAIDRSRFEVIPVGITHDGAFVLESDDPDRFALDPAHLPEVVDNGSRVRWPESASSRELKVTDAAGERSLGDIDVVFPILHGRFGEDGTVQGLLELLGLPYVGNGVLASSIGMDKHFTKTVLEGAGIAVAPWVTLTRSSLDENRELWERRTKALGLPVFVKPARAGSSVGVTKVADWSELDAALETAFAEDGTVLVEAAVVGREIECGVLGGAGSPVRVSVAGEVVVSGREFYDFEAKYLDAPGVELICPAELGDGELFELQRVARHAFEAIGGEGLARVDVFLTDEGFVVNEINTMPGFTPISMFPTCWQQSGLAYPDLIAELIDGGYARGSR, from the coding sequence ATGGACAAGCTCAGAGTGGTTCTGCTGTTCGGAGGGCGTTCCAGCGAGCATTCGATCAGCTGCGCAACGGCGGGCGGGGTGCTTCGGGCGATCGACCGTAGCCGCTTCGAGGTGATCCCGGTCGGGATCACCCATGACGGCGCGTTCGTGCTCGAGTCCGACGACCCCGACCGCTTCGCGCTCGACCCGGCGCACCTGCCCGAGGTCGTCGACAACGGCAGCCGGGTGCGCTGGCCCGAGAGCGCGTCGTCGCGCGAGCTGAAGGTCACGGATGCCGCGGGCGAACGCTCGCTCGGCGACATCGACGTGGTCTTCCCGATCCTGCACGGTCGCTTCGGCGAGGACGGCACGGTGCAGGGGCTGCTCGAGCTCCTCGGCCTGCCCTACGTCGGCAACGGCGTGCTCGCCTCGTCGATCGGCATGGACAAGCACTTCACGAAGACGGTGCTCGAGGGCGCCGGCATCGCGGTCGCGCCGTGGGTGACGCTGACCCGGTCCTCGCTCGATGAGAACCGCGAGCTGTGGGAGCGCCGCACCAAGGCGCTCGGCCTGCCCGTGTTCGTGAAGCCGGCACGCGCCGGCTCGTCGGTCGGCGTGACGAAGGTGGCCGACTGGTCGGAGCTCGACGCCGCCCTCGAGACCGCGTTCGCCGAAGACGGCACGGTGCTCGTCGAGGCGGCCGTGGTCGGTCGCGAGATCGAGTGCGGCGTGCTCGGCGGCGCCGGCAGCCCCGTTCGCGTGAGCGTCGCCGGCGAGGTCGTCGTGAGCGGCCGCGAGTTCTACGACTTCGAGGCGAAGTACCTCGACGCCCCCGGCGTCGAGCTGATCTGCCCGGCCGAGCTCGGCGACGGCGAGCTCTTCGAGCTGCAGCGCGTCGCGCGCCATGCGTTCGAGGCGATCGGCGGCGAGGGGCTCGCGCGCGTCGACGTGTTCCTGACCGACGAGGGCTTCGTCGTGAACGAGATCAACACGATGCCGGGCTTCACGCCGATCTCGATGTTCCCGACGTGCTGGCAGCAGTCGGGGCTCGCCTACCCCGACCTCATCGCCGAACTCATCGACGGCGGGTACGCGCGGGGCAGCCGGTAG